The following are encoded in a window of Salvia miltiorrhiza cultivar Shanhuang (shh) unplaced genomic scaffold, IMPLAD_Smil_shh original_scaffold_462, whole genome shotgun sequence genomic DNA:
- the LOC131004834 gene encoding premnaspirodiene oxygenase-like, which translates to MLVLCNLSTAALVLPAIIFFFIKKWKKSKNRNVIKLPPGPKTLPIIGNLHQISSPPFRCFTDLAARHGPIMYLKLGEAPAVVVSSPEIAKEMLKDLDPSFANRPKGVALEIMWYGYLDIAFSPYGDNWRQMRKICINELLSPRMVRSFRSIRRDEAARLVDFLRESSGSSVNLTEKIFSFSSSITCRAAFGGVCNDREGLIKVMMETLRMAGGFEIADFFPSSRIVTALSWTKMRLKRMRRKLDVILDDVIDEHKENLAENAGGNGEFGSEDFVDVLLRMKEEGGEELNFPIGNDNIKAVLYDIFSAGTETSSSAIDWTIVELMKNTRVMAKAQAELRQVLKEGTTATTLEQNDVVHKLKYLKLVIKESLRLHPPVPMLPRASREACKVKGYTIPADVRVMVNIWAMHRDPNFWKDPERFEPERFENDGVDFTGGDFQYLPFGSGRRMCPGIMFGLATVELALAQLLYNFDWKLPEGVRVEDLDMIENDGITTSRKDNLFVVATPYKPSM; encoded by the exons atgctaGTTCTATGCAACTTATCTACTGCTGCTCTCGTTTTGCCTGCAAtaatcttcttcttcatcaagAAATGGAAGAaatccaaaaatagaaatgtgaTCAAATTGCCACCAGGCCCCAAAACACTTCCTATAATCGGAAACCTGCATCAAATAAGCTCCCCTCCCTTCCGCTGCTTCACAGACTTAGCCGCCCGCCACGGCCCCATCATGTACCTCAAGCTGGGCGAGGCCCCCGCCGTGGTGGTGTCGTCACCGGAGATCGCGAAAGAAATGCTGAAAGATCTCGACCCCAGCTTCGCCAACAGACCCAAGGGCGTGGCCTTGGAGATCATGTGGTACGGCTACCTCGACATCGCCTTCAGCCCCTACGGCGACAACTGGCGGCAGATGCGGAAGATCTGCATCAACGAGCTTCTCAGCCCTAGAATGGTGCGCTCCTTCCGGTCCATCAGAAGAGACGAGGCCGCTCGCTTGGTCGATTTCTTGCGGGAATCTTCTGGAAGCTCCGTGAATCTAACGGagaagatcttctccttctccagCTCCATCACGTGCCGAGCTGCATTTGGCGGCGTGTGCAATGATAGAGAGGGTTTGATTAAGGTGATGATGGAGACGCTGAGGATGGCGGGAGGGTTTGAGATTGCGGATTTCTTCCCGTCTTCCAGGATTGTGACGGCGCTGAGCTGGACTAAGATGAGGCTGAAGAGGATGCGGCGCAAGCTCGATGTGATTCTTGATGATGTTATTGATGAGCACAAGGAGAATCTGGCGGAGAATGCGGGTGGGAATGGTGAATTTGGGAGTGAGGATTTTGTTGATGTATTGCTGAGGATGAAGGAAGAAGGAGGAGAGGAGCTCAACTTTCCTATTGGCAATGACAATATCAAAGCTGTGTTGTAT GACATTTTCTCAGCTGGAACTGAGACCTCATCATCAGCCATTGATTGGACGATAGTAGAACTAATGAAAAACACTAGAGTGATGGCCAAGGCACAAGCTGAACTAAGACAAGTCTTGAAAGAAGGCACTACTGCTACTACTTTAGAACAAAATGACGTTGTTCATAAACTGAAATATCTGAAACTGGTGATCAAAGAGAGTTTGAGGCTACACCCTCCAGTTCCAATGTTGCCTAGAGCTTCTAGGGAGGCATGCAAAGTCAAAGGATACACAATACCTGCTGATGTTAGGGTGATGGTGAATATTTGGGCTATGCATAGGGATCCAAACTTCTGGAAAGATCCAGAAAGGTTCGAGCCCGAGAGATTCGAGAATGATGGTGTGGATTTCACTGGTGGTGATTTTCAGTACTTGCCATTTGGAAGTGGAAGAAGAATGTGCCCTGGAATCATGTTTGGTTTGGCTACTGTGGAGTTGGCTTTAGCTCAACTGCTTTACAACTTCGATTGGAAACTTCCAGAAGgtgttagggttgaagatttggACATGATTGAAAATGATGGAATTACGACTTCAAGAAAAGACAATCTCTTTGTGGTTGCCACTCCATATAAACCATCGATGTGA